The nucleotide window CCCAGGGTGATGATATTGACCAGTAGGTATAGTTCGCCGATGGTCACCTCGTTGGCGTGGTAACGGATATAGAGCCAATAGGTGACAAATGGTCCAAACATTCCAACGGCAGCCCCATTGAGGGTATTGGTGACCCAGAGCCGGTAGAGGAGCCACCGGGATCGCTCCGGGAAGGCGAAGACCTTCTCCTGTTTGTGCGCGCTCGGATGCTTGGCTTGCACGGGGTGGCTTGACAGAAACAGTGCGATGACGCTCGCGACCAATGCGGCCAGTGAGGCGATCAGCATGCTCGGACGGAAGACCGCGACCGCAGCTGCACGCAGCACGTGTTCATGTCCAGAGAGCGCTGCGAGGCCGGTGCCGATGAGTGCCCCTCCAGTCGAGGCGAGTGAGACCAGTGAGAAGGCTCGATTGCGATTCGCTGGGCTAATGGAGTTCACGATCAGTTGGGATTCAGCCGGTTGGTAGGGGCCGACCATCCCCGCACCCGCACCCGCACCTCGTCCGAAGCTTGCGAGCGCCGCAAAGATAAACAGCACTGCGGTGTCGCTGGAGAAGGCATAGACGACGCCGGCGATGGCAACTAACGCTGGCACGATGACCATGAAGGATTTCGCGCCAACTTTGTTTGTGGCAAAGCCGATGCCCGAGGACATGCCCGCAGCGACGAGTGCGACGATCAAGTACAGGATCCCGAGTTCGAAGCCGTTGAAACCCAGGGTCGCAAGGTAGAGAGGCACCGCGATCCCGGCGATCGCCCGCGACACACTCATCGCCACCCGTGCGGTAAAGATCAGCGATAGGTCCTTGGTCTGGAGTACCTCCAGCCATGAACCTGAACTTGCAGCCTTGGTCAACGTCGCGCCCTGCTATACATACTCCCTACAAACTAGTTGTAGGCAACAAGTATTCCTGTCGCGGGAAGGATGATCCTCGCCCTAGGCGCTATTCGCTGATGTCCGGAGAGAAGCCCTGGCGCAAGAGATTTTCTGAGATCACTTGCTGATCGGCAAATTGGAGGAGGTAGGAGGGTCCTCCCGCCTTGAAACCTACGCCAGAGTTGCCAAAACCTCCGAAGGGATGTCGCCCTGGAATGGCTCCGGTGATTCCACGATTGACATAGAAATTTCCGGCCCGGGCTGCATTCGCCACCCGCGCGATCGCTTGCGCAGAGCGCGAGAAGACCCCCTGTGTCAGAGCATAGATCGTATCGTTGGCACGCCAGATGGCGTCATCGAGATCGCTTGCGCGCTCCACGGTCAGCACCGGGCCGAAGATCTCCTCTCGATACAGCGGGGATTGGCGATCCGGATTGACAAAGATGGTGGGTGGGACAAAATAGCCGTCGAGATCTGGTCGAGCGCCCTGATAGAGCAGTTCAGAACCAGCCTTGCCCGCTTCGATCATGCCGGTAATTTTGGCCAGTGCTGCGTCATCGATGACTGGACCCATCTGGGTGGCCGGGTTGCGAGGGTCACCGATGATCAAGGTTTTGGTAGCCTGAGTCAGTCGGTCTACGAAGGCATCAAAGATCTGACGGTGAACGATCACCCTCGAACAGGCGGAGCATTTCTGACCCGCAAAGCCGAAGGCTGAGTAAATAACGCCAGGTACCGCCTGATCGAGGTCGGCATCAGCATCGACCACAATGGCGTTCTTGCCACCCATCTCGGCGATCACTCGCTTCAAGGAGGTCTGCCCAGGTACGACTCGACTCGCGGCTTCGATGATGTCAAGCCCGACGGCTCTTGAGCCAGTGAAGGCGATGGTGGAAATGAGCGGGTGACGCACGAGCCTTGCGCCGACCGTCTCACCTCGGCCAGGGACGAAACAGAGGGCACCTGCAGGTAGCCCCGCGTGTTCAAAGGCACGGGCGATGTAACTCGCCGTGATCGGAGTCTGCTCCGCCGGTTTGAGAATGACGGAGTTGCCCATCACCAGTGCGGCAGCGGTCATGCCCATAGGGATCGCCAATGGGAAGTTCCAGGGTGGGATCACAAGAGTGAGACCACGGCTACGCCACCGTAGCTGGTTGGTTTCGCCAGCGGGGGAGTCCAGACGCTCGGTGGCGAGTCGCTCCGCCCAGATGGCGTAGTATTCGAGGAAGTCGATCGCTTCACCGATATCGTTGTCCGCCTCAAGCCAGGGCTTGCCTGCCTCCATCACCTCGACCGCGTTGACCTCGCTGCGACGGCTCCGCAGGTAGGTTGCTGCTTTCCGGAGTACGGCGGCACGCTCGGGAAGCGTTGTACTGGCCCACTTTGGCTGTGCTGCGAGTGCCGCTGACACCGCTGACTCCACCTGCTCCTCGCTCGCCTCCTCTACCGTGGCGAGCGTCTGAGTCGGCCTCGTTGGATTGAGAGAGTTCGACCACGTGGCAGTCTCGGGGAGAGGACGTCCAATCGAGAGCCGAACCTTGTTGGAAGCCCCTAACGTACCGGCGATGCGGTCAATCGCCTCTTGTTGGAGTCGCATCTCGTGCTGATGGTGGAACTCTGTCGTGGGTTCGTGAGCATAGCCCACTGGGTAGCCAGCGGGAGGCTTGGCACCATGGGTGGGTTTTGGAGGTGCCACCAGCCGGGCTATCGACTGCTTACCGCCGAATCGAGCTCGCACAAAGGAGGAGTTCGAGGTGTTTTCAAGAAGCCGACGCACGAGGTAGCTCATTCCGGGCAATAGCTCACCCACTGGGGTGTAGATCCGCACGGATTGGCCCTGGGCGAGCAGCGCCGAGGCCATTGGCTCTGCCATGCCATAGAGCATCTGGATCTCGTAGTCGGTTGGAGTGAGCCCGTGTGCGCGCGCGTAGGCGATCGCGAAGGACAAGGACCTCAGGTTGTGTGAGGCAAAGGCGGGATGCACCCTTCGATGGTTGTCCAGGAGAAGCTTGACAGACTCCTCGTAGCTGATGTCGCTCTCTGCCTTGTCGGTAAAGACCGGGGGAGTGTGAGATTCGGCTGATGCCTGCGCAAACTCGGTATCCCAATAGGCCCCCTTGACTAAACGGATCCAAAGGCGAGGGTGGTCAGACTCTTGGTCATGGAGGAGATTGAGCAGTGTTTTCAGTTCGGTGACGTGGCGACGCAGGTAGGCCTGCATGACCAATCCAAGTTGGAGGTCGGCAAAGTTCTTGTCCAAGACCAGCCGATTGAAGACCTCAAGTGTGAGCTCGTA belongs to Ferrimicrobium sp. and includes:
- a CDS encoding proline dehydrogenase family protein; this translates as MSTESTTATSLESTIQEIAAAISTYDGPSGVYQLKGLASLVMKQALKDPVFRADLFRLVDVFPTLEGPEQITAHVREYLDPRAPKWMATSQSLASKLGIGRSVLTSLTRNNIIEMANQFILGTELDEIARKVGQMAQQGYLTTVDLLGEKIITYPESDRYINRITEIHERLTTSAPFLAVNKKLTGPMVSISVKPSALTPHYGPLQREGAIEEVIERITPLLKSAQDAGTLIFLDMEHYDTYELTLEVFNRLVLDKNFADLQLGLVMQAYLRRHVTELKTLLNLLHDQESDHPRLWIRLVKGAYWDTEFAQASAESHTPPVFTDKAESDISYEESVKLLLDNHRRVHPAFASHNLRSLSFAIAYARAHGLTPTDYEIQMLYGMAEPMASALLAQGQSVRIYTPVGELLPGMSYLVRRLLENTSNSSFVRARFGGKQSIARLVAPPKPTHGAKPPAGYPVGYAHEPTTEFHHQHEMRLQQEAIDRIAGTLGASNKVRLSIGRPLPETATWSNSLNPTRPTQTLATVEEASEEQVESAVSAALAAQPKWASTTLPERAAVLRKAATYLRSRRSEVNAVEVMEAGKPWLEADNDIGEAIDFLEYYAIWAERLATERLDSPAGETNQLRWRSRGLTLVIPPWNFPLAIPMGMTAAALVMGNSVILKPAEQTPITASYIARAFEHAGLPAGALCFVPGRGETVGARLVRHPLISTIAFTGSRAVGLDIIEAASRVVPGQTSLKRVIAEMGGKNAIVVDADADLDQAVPGVIYSAFGFAGQKCSACSRVIVHRQIFDAFVDRLTQATKTLIIGDPRNPATQMGPVIDDAALAKITGMIEAGKAGSELLYQGARPDLDGYFVPPTIFVNPDRQSPLYREEIFGPVLTVERASDLDDAIWRANDTIYALTQGVFSRSAQAIARVANAARAGNFYVNRGITGAIPGRHPFGGFGNSGVGFKAGGPSYLLQFADQQVISENLLRQGFSPDISE
- a CDS encoding MFS transporter; the encoded protein is MTKAASSGSWLEVLQTKDLSLIFTARVAMSVSRAIAGIAVPLYLATLGFNGFELGILYLIVALVAAGMSSGIGFATNKVGAKSFMVIVPALVAIAGVVYAFSSDTAVLFIFAALASFGRGAGAGAGMVGPYQPAESQLIVNSISPANRNRAFSLVSLASTGGALIGTGLAALSGHEHVLRAAAVAVFRPSMLIASLAALVASVIALFLSSHPVQAKHPSAHKQEKVFAFPERSRWLLYRLWVTNTLNGAAVGMFGPFVTYWLYIRYHANEVTIGELYLLVNIITLGSGLIAPRVAQHFGTIRITSWLRIAQGLLLIPLALSPTFVIAGVIYTIRMFAQRVALPLRQSYVLAMADPSEQARVAALSNLPSQIVMAISPTLTGYLLDDVSLSLPFEIASVIQTISAFAYYFFFRNAAPPEEVARRVDENDGVLEVSPEEQTPTD